From a region of the Oncorhynchus keta strain PuntledgeMale-10-30-2019 chromosome 13, Oket_V2, whole genome shotgun sequence genome:
- the LOC118392166 gene encoding astrocytic phosphoprotein PEA-15, translating to MSEYSSLLSDLSENITNEDLDQLKSACKEDITEDQSNTITSSKEWFNYLEKNEKLAQDNLSYIEHIFEISRRPDLLTRVIEYRTTVLKISEDDEIDTKLTRIPSAKKYKDIIRQPSEDEIIKLAPPPKKV from the exons ATGTCGGAGTACAGCTCTCTGCTCAGTGACCTGTCTGAGAACATCACCAACGAGGACTTGGACCAACTCAAGTCAGCCTGCAAGGAGGACATCACAGAGGACCAGAGCAACACAATCACCTCCTCCAAGGAGTGGTTCAACTACCTGGAGAAAAACGAAAAGCTGGcacagg ATAACCTGTCGTACATCGAGCACATCTTTGAGATCTCCCGACGACCAGACCTGCTGACCCGGGTCATTGAGTATCGCACCACCGTACTCAAGATCTCTGAGGACGACGAGATCGACACCAAGCTCACACGCATCCCCTCTGCCAAGAAatacaaag atATCATTCGCCAACCCTCCGAAGACGAGATCATCAAGTTGGCCCCTCCCCCTAAAAAAGTGTGA